A DNA window from Pungitius pungitius chromosome 1, fPunPun2.1, whole genome shotgun sequence contains the following coding sequences:
- the haus3 gene encoding HAUS augmin-like complex subunit 3 isoform X1, with the protein MLNGGQFVEALGRLGYPGASSLKASDFDWLFDCAPENLHFLRFVCRTLNQSNVLTKEEALAFQELQKSGKPCLDEAALGEVLKTIGPSDGSSANLLGPSSSSSCVFAAEGDVTIEDLEAELHALRKEKDLKQRRYNRLQVVSTSRADVDLRLTAELENAACKLKEANASIGAENADTNGLLQNLTDEVGKLASYLPVQSEAMQKGKGDPVTSISNKLLSTSPPVLLSQLHLDPYLHQEELNTKTLAVFTQKHFFQGIYDIVETSCSERFQLLDLSSCDDEEDVENEHKGRGMEEQMVDSRRTELARLQWSHIVAQHQLMQVLAEEKSVLAGLDWFSEKFSHTKSISTSSSLHVREVVSRKELQAVKAELEALLHGPVPAALRESARLLNVPVVRGDLDLQKTRQDYYTSRQNQVRDYLLRQKASFDLVRLGQEIELRRWRMCLKQLGELESRLVKESEGSTLRIESLSHPDLAINPRPNPIISCRDAAFSRLLQILDHDSDHGRSEPFRTYAALDHAARDLAGSLQVNRDAVAGAGREQHYTASRLYGDCEALHRAMYTELQQLILGPQVRLTAITDQELLCPNAQELTVKLVETESQLQSLHQLMGEIMGELKAKRSQLERNALLRRERELYIYFHLDARLLKKVVEDLEGKMTAKRGQN; encoded by the exons ATGTTAAACGGTGGCCAGTTTGTGGAGGCCTTGGGTCGCCTAGGTTACCCCGGTGCATCATCACTGAAGGCCTCAGACTTCGACTGGCTCTTTGACTGTGCCCCGGAGAACCTTCACTTCCTGCGCTTTGTCTGTCGGACCCTCAACCAGAGCAATGTTCTCACCAAGGAGGAGGCGCTCGCTTTTCAGGAGCTACAAAAGTCCGGCAAACCGTGCCTGGATGAAGCAGCCCTGGGCGAGGTCCTTAAAACCATTGGACCATCAGATGGGAGCAGTGCAAACCTCCTGGGgccctcttcttcctcgtcctGCGTGTTTGCAGCCGAGGGGGATGTGACCATAGAGGACTTGGAGGCAGAGCTCCATGCACTGCGCAAAGAAAAAGACCTCAAGCAACGGCGGTATAACAGGTTGCAAGTCGTTTCCACCTCCCGCGCAGACGTTGACCTACGGCTCACCGCAGAGCTGGAGAACGCTGCTTGTAAGCTAAAAGAGGCCAATGCTTCAATTGGAGCTGAGAATGCTGACACCAACGGCCTATTACAAAACCTAACGGATGAGGTGGGAAAGCTTGCTTCCTACCTCCCAGTTCAGTCAGAGGCTatgcaaaaaggaaaaggagaccCTGTGACCTCAATAAGCAATAAGCTTCTATCCACAAGCccacctgtcctcctctctcagctgcacTTGGACCCCTACCTGCACCAGGAGGAGCTCAACACTAAAACACTAGCTGTCTTCACACAGAAGCATTTCTTCCAGGGAATCTATGACATTGTTGAGACTTCTTGCTCCGAGCGCTTCCAGCTCCTTGACCTCAGTTCTTGCGACGATGAAGAGGATGTAGAGAATGAGCACAAAGGGCGGGGGATGGAGGAGCAAATGGTGgacagcaggaggacagagCTGGCCAGACTCCAGTGGTCACACATTGTGGCCCAGCACCAACTGATGCAGGTATTGGCAGAGGAGAAGAGTGTCTTGGCTGGACTGGATTGGTTTTCTGAGAAGTTCTCTCATACCAAG AGCATCTCCACGTCCTCCTCACTGCACGTCCGTGAGGTCGTATCCAGGAAGGAGCTGCAGGCGGTGAAGGCTGAGCTGGAGGCTCTGCTACATGGACCGGTACCTGCTGCCCTCAGAGAATCTGCCAGGTTGCTTAATGTACCCGTAGTGAGGGGAGACCTGGATCTGCAGAAAACCAGGCAGGACTACTACACCTCCAGACAGAATCAG GTTCGGGACTACCTACTCCGCCAAAAGGCCTCTTTTGACTTGGTGCGTCTGGGTCAAGAGATTGAGTTAAGGAGGTGGAGGATGTGTCTGAAACAATTGGGAGAATTAGAAAGCAGACTCGTAAAGGAAAGTGAAGGATCAACCCTCCGAATCGAGTCCCTGTCACACCCTGACCTGGCTATCAACCCCAGACCCAACCCCATCATCAGCTGCAGGGATGCAGCCTTCAGCAG GCTGCTGCAGATCCTGGACCACGACTCAGACCACGGTCGATCAGAGCCTTTTCGGACATATGCAGCATTGGACCACGCTGCCCGGGACCTCGCAGGCAGCCTCCAGGTGAACCGGGATGCTGTAGCTGGCGCTGGCCGTGAGCAGCACTACACCGCTTCTCGTCTCTATGGCGACTGTGAGGCGCTCCACAGGGCAATGTACACCGAGCTCCAGCAGCTGATCTTAGGGCCGCAGGTACGTCTAACGGCCATCACTGACCAGGAGCTGCTCTGCCCCAATGCACAG GAGCTGACGGTGAAGCTTGTGGAAACAGAGTCTCAACTGCAGAGTTTGCACCAGTTAATGGGTGAAATCATGGGGGAGCTCAAAGCCAAGCGCTCTCAGCTGGAGCGCAATGCCCTCCTCAGGCGGGAGAGGGAGTTGTACATCTATTTCCACCTGGATGCCCGGCTGCTGAAGAAAGTAGTGGAAGATCTGGAGGGCAAAATGACAGCAAAGAGAGGACAGAATTAA
- the poln gene encoding DNA polymerase nu, translated as MPPVDRENGRTATEDSGKESRSTPTVSQQRRPNRSGFTAPCLPGNHRRYDNELAANAKRSFSRVLAGTSADGQNSSSGQDAASTTAKPGKRMKNSQLLSSLTHSRHPPIIPSFPLKRKHGELQRQYAEPTPKICLAGRHPKWEAPHPSQEKEREQGVGELKGAGSRTCNPERSAEPPEAHTEAGPSHKTGRVSGAHGDSYASKQTQQIRQRKANERCKPFKHKGGKRGPDQEKDGPKVPHEEARGTDPLNQSKAGSLTATLTSDPRVKDSGKMNPDEKIQTLEGAKKAEALVLTLVYRDGTTQFDPEQKLTPEVCGLLVLLKNHPDGSTPEDLLGPNDSLVYLKLELTPAWAQQHTQQSKDLFTRDMLLQVLSRSQLVVCYKAKDLLRTALQFYGPELGLKQVAGCHIQDPQVSGWLLDPTDPSSCYRDLLNKHSRRPHTTPCLGTRQVSQVISGLYSLHWLNTELCFKLQSRGLWELYSDMELSMISVLAAMESHRIHVDKEALKRTSDLLGTKMKQLEHEAHRAAGQLFLVTSNTQLRTVLFEKLCLHERCENKKLPKTVNTQQQSTSEAALLQLQDLHPLPKIILEYRHVHKIKSTFVDGILSCMASKNSVCSTWNQTSAVTGRISAKHPNFQALPRQPLQITKKQYVQGKEEEVVTVHPRAMFVPQDGWTFLAADFCQVELRLLAHLSADPELLRIFLNPQADVFTMLASQWKGVSEGEVTSEDREHAKRIVYSVVYGAGRERLSGILGVSAEQASRFQDGFLQAYRDVHAFIQRTIQQCRKQGYVLSIMGRRRTLPNINSPDWAVRMQAERQAVNFVVQGSAADLCKMAMIRIFNLVSSSSSLSARLVAQLHDELLYEVEDSQLEQFAGLVKSTMESLQHIGHLGVHLKVSLKVAVSSGKSWGSMSELNVPTMSPPQ; from the exons ATGCCCCCCGTGGACAGAGAAAATGGGCGCACAGCTACAG AGGACTCGGGCAAAGAAAGTCGTTCCACGCCAACGGTGTCCCAGCAGCGAAGGCCAAATAGGTCAGGGTTCACAGCTCCCTGTCTCCCTGGGAACCACCGGCGCTATGACAACGAGCTA GCGGCTAATGCAAAGAGAAGCTTCAGCAGGGTGCTGGCCGGCACGTCTGCTGACGGACAAAACTCCTCCTCAGGACAGGACGCTGCGTCGACCACTGCAAAACCGGgcaaaagaatgaaaaacagCCAGCTGCTTTCTTCCCTAACTCATTCCCGCCATCCCCCCATCATCCCCTCCTTCCCCTTGAAGAGGAAACACGGAGAACTTCAGCGCCAATATGCAGAACCTACTCCTAAAATCTGCCTAGCCGGGCGTCATCCAAAATGGGAAGCACCTCATCCTTCTCAAGAAAAGGAAAGGGAGCAAGGAGTCGGCGAGCTGAAGGGAGCCGGGTCCAGGACCTGTAACCCCGAACGCTCAGCAGAACCACCAGAAGCACATACTGAAGCCGGTCCTTcacataaaacaggaagagtATCAGGGGCTCATGGAGACTCGTATGCCTCAAAGCAAACACAACAAATTCGGCAGAGAAAGGCGAATGAAAGGTGCAAACCCTTTAAACACAAGGGGGGTAAACGTGGGCCTGACCAGGAAAAAGATGGCCCCAAGGTACCTCATGAGGAGGCCCGCGGTACTGATCCCTTGAACCAATCCAAAGCCGGTTCTCTGACTGCAACCTTGACATCCGACCCCAGAGTGAAGGATTCTGGGAAGATGAACCCGGACGAAAAAATACAAACGCTTGAGGGGGCAAAGAAGGCCGAGGCGCTGGTGCTCACCTTGGTGTACCGAGATGGAACCACTCAGTTCGACCCGGAGCAG AAGCTCACCCCGGAGGTTTGCGGCCTCCTCGTACTGTTGAAGAATCATCCTGACGGCAGCACACCGGAGGACCTGCTCGGGCCCAACGACAGTCTGGTCTATTTAAAACTAGAGCTCACACCTGCATGGGCCCAGCAGCATACACAACAGAGCAAGGACCTCTtcactag AGATATGCTGCTACAGGTGCTATCAAGATCTCAGCTGGTGGTGTGCTATAAAGCCAAGGACTTGCTTCGTACAGCTTTGCAGTTTTATGGACCTGAGCTGGGCTTAAAACAAG TGGCGGGGTGTCACATTCAGGACCCACAAGTGTCAGGGTGGCTACTGGATCCAACAGATCCCTCCTCCTGCTACAGAGACCTTCTCAACAAacacagcagaagaccccataCAACACCTTGCCTGGGAACCAGGCAG GTTTCACAGGTCATTTCAGGTCTCTATTCGCTCCACTGGCTTAACACGGAGCTGTGCTTCAAACTCCAG aGCCGAGGGCTGTGGGAGCTGTACTCAGACATGGAGCTGAGCATGATCTCTGTACTGGCAG CCATGGAGAGCCATCGCATCCATGTGGACAAAGAAGCTCTCAAGAGAACGTCAGACCTGCTGGGG ACCAAGATGAAGCAGTTGGAGCACGAGGCCCACCGAGCAGCAGGACAACTTTTCCTTGTTACCAGCAACACTCAACTACGTACA GTCCTGTTTGAGAAGCTTTGCCTCCACGAGCGCTGCGAGAACAAGAAACTTCCCAAGACCGTCAACACGCAGCAGCAGTCGACCTCAGAAGCCGCA cTGTTGCAGCTTCAGGACCTTCACCCACTGCCGAAGATCATTCTGGAGTACAGACAT GTTCACAAGATCAAGTCTACTTTTGTTGATGGGATCCTCTCATGCATGGCGAGCAAG AACTCCGTTTGCTCCACATGGAACCAGACAAGTGCCGTGACGGGGAGAATCTCAGCCAAGCACCCA AACTTCCAGGCCCTGCCGAGGCAACCACTTCAAATCACCAAGAAGCAGTACGTCCAAG gaaaggaggaggaggtggtgactGTTCATCCTCGAGCGATGTTCGTCCCTCAGGACGGATGGACGTTTCTCGCTGCAG actttTGCCAGGTGGAGCTTCGTCTGCTTGCCCACCTCTCCGCTGACCCTGAGCTGCTCCGCATTTTTCTCAACCCACAGGCGGACGTCTTTACCATGTTGGCCTCTCAGTG GAAGGGGGTGAGTGAGGGTGAGGTGACGTCTGAGGATCGGGAACACGCCAAACGCATCGTTTACTCTGTTGTGTACGGGGCAG GTCGTGAGCGTCTGTCCGGGATCCTCGGGGTGAGCGCCGAGCAGGCCAGCCGGTTCCAGGACGGCTTCCTGCAGGCCTACAGAGACGTCCACGCTTTCATCCAGAGGACCATCCAGCAGTGCCGCAAGCAAG GCTACGTGCTCTCCATCATGGGTCGTCGACGGACCCTTCCCAACATCAACTCCCCCGATTGGGCTGTACGCATGCAGGCTGAGAGGCAGGCAGTGAACTTTGTGGTGCAAG GGTCTGCTGCTGACCTCTGTAAGATGGCCATGATCAGAATCTTCAAcctggtctcctcctccagctccctctctgCCAG gctggTGGCACAGCTCCACGACGAGCTCCTCTACGAGGTGGAGGACTCCCAGCTGGAGCAGTTTGCAG GTCTGGTGAAGAGCACCATGGAGTCCCTTCAGCACATCGGCCATCTAGGAGTGCACCTTAAG GTCTCCCTGAAGGTGGCGGTCTCCAGTGGCAAGTCTTGGGGATCCATGTCTGAGCTTAATGTCCCTACCATGTCCCCGCCCCAATAA
- the haus3 gene encoding HAUS augmin-like complex subunit 3 isoform X2, translating into MLNGGQFVEALGRLGYPGASSLKASDFDWLFDCAPENLHFLRFVCRTLNQSNVLTKEEALAFQELQKSGKPCLDEAALGEVLKTIGPSDGSSANLLGPSSSSSCVFAAEGDVTIEDLEAELHALRKEKDLKQRRYNRLQVVSTSRADVDLRLTAELENAACKLKEANASIGAENADTNGLLQNLTDEVGKLASYLPVQSEAMQKGKGDPVTSISNKLLSTSPPVLLSQLHLDPYLHQEELNTKTLAVFTQKHFFQGIYDIVETSCSERFQLLDLSSCDDEEDVENEHKGRGMEEQMVDSRRTELARLQWSHIVAQHQLMQVLAEEKSVLAGLDWFSEKFSHTKSISTSSSLHVREVVSRKELQAVKAELEALLHGPVPAALRESARLLNVPVVRGDLDLQKTRQDYYTSRQNQVRDYLLRQKASFDLVRLGQEIELRRWRMCLKQLGELESRLVKESEGSTLRIESLSHPDLAINPRPNPIISCRDAAFSRLLQILDHDSDHGRSEPFRTYAALDHAARDLAGSLQVNRDAVAGAGREQHYTASRLYGDCEALHRAMYTELQQLILGPQELTVKLVETESQLQSLHQLMGEIMGELKAKRSQLERNALLRRERELYIYFHLDARLLKKVVEDLEGKMTAKRGQN; encoded by the exons ATGTTAAACGGTGGCCAGTTTGTGGAGGCCTTGGGTCGCCTAGGTTACCCCGGTGCATCATCACTGAAGGCCTCAGACTTCGACTGGCTCTTTGACTGTGCCCCGGAGAACCTTCACTTCCTGCGCTTTGTCTGTCGGACCCTCAACCAGAGCAATGTTCTCACCAAGGAGGAGGCGCTCGCTTTTCAGGAGCTACAAAAGTCCGGCAAACCGTGCCTGGATGAAGCAGCCCTGGGCGAGGTCCTTAAAACCATTGGACCATCAGATGGGAGCAGTGCAAACCTCCTGGGgccctcttcttcctcgtcctGCGTGTTTGCAGCCGAGGGGGATGTGACCATAGAGGACTTGGAGGCAGAGCTCCATGCACTGCGCAAAGAAAAAGACCTCAAGCAACGGCGGTATAACAGGTTGCAAGTCGTTTCCACCTCCCGCGCAGACGTTGACCTACGGCTCACCGCAGAGCTGGAGAACGCTGCTTGTAAGCTAAAAGAGGCCAATGCTTCAATTGGAGCTGAGAATGCTGACACCAACGGCCTATTACAAAACCTAACGGATGAGGTGGGAAAGCTTGCTTCCTACCTCCCAGTTCAGTCAGAGGCTatgcaaaaaggaaaaggagaccCTGTGACCTCAATAAGCAATAAGCTTCTATCCACAAGCccacctgtcctcctctctcagctgcacTTGGACCCCTACCTGCACCAGGAGGAGCTCAACACTAAAACACTAGCTGTCTTCACACAGAAGCATTTCTTCCAGGGAATCTATGACATTGTTGAGACTTCTTGCTCCGAGCGCTTCCAGCTCCTTGACCTCAGTTCTTGCGACGATGAAGAGGATGTAGAGAATGAGCACAAAGGGCGGGGGATGGAGGAGCAAATGGTGgacagcaggaggacagagCTGGCCAGACTCCAGTGGTCACACATTGTGGCCCAGCACCAACTGATGCAGGTATTGGCAGAGGAGAAGAGTGTCTTGGCTGGACTGGATTGGTTTTCTGAGAAGTTCTCTCATACCAAG AGCATCTCCACGTCCTCCTCACTGCACGTCCGTGAGGTCGTATCCAGGAAGGAGCTGCAGGCGGTGAAGGCTGAGCTGGAGGCTCTGCTACATGGACCGGTACCTGCTGCCCTCAGAGAATCTGCCAGGTTGCTTAATGTACCCGTAGTGAGGGGAGACCTGGATCTGCAGAAAACCAGGCAGGACTACTACACCTCCAGACAGAATCAG GTTCGGGACTACCTACTCCGCCAAAAGGCCTCTTTTGACTTGGTGCGTCTGGGTCAAGAGATTGAGTTAAGGAGGTGGAGGATGTGTCTGAAACAATTGGGAGAATTAGAAAGCAGACTCGTAAAGGAAAGTGAAGGATCAACCCTCCGAATCGAGTCCCTGTCACACCCTGACCTGGCTATCAACCCCAGACCCAACCCCATCATCAGCTGCAGGGATGCAGCCTTCAGCAG GCTGCTGCAGATCCTGGACCACGACTCAGACCACGGTCGATCAGAGCCTTTTCGGACATATGCAGCATTGGACCACGCTGCCCGGGACCTCGCAGGCAGCCTCCAGGTGAACCGGGATGCTGTAGCTGGCGCTGGCCGTGAGCAGCACTACACCGCTTCTCGTCTCTATGGCGACTGTGAGGCGCTCCACAGGGCAATGTACACCGAGCTCCAGCAGCTGATCTTAGGGCCGCAG GAGCTGACGGTGAAGCTTGTGGAAACAGAGTCTCAACTGCAGAGTTTGCACCAGTTAATGGGTGAAATCATGGGGGAGCTCAAAGCCAAGCGCTCTCAGCTGGAGCGCAATGCCCTCCTCAGGCGGGAGAGGGAGTTGTACATCTATTTCCACCTGGATGCCCGGCTGCTGAAGAAAGTAGTGGAAGATCTGGAGGGCAAAATGACAGCAAAGAGAGGACAGAATTAA